The genomic interval ACCCGTTACATATACACTGATTTGTACCAGGTTATCAGCCTCTCATCTGGCCATCATTTCCTTGTTCTACGCAGCCAAGGAAACCCTTGGACCATGAAAGGTTTCCACACAATGGCTCTTCCATATTCTTATTAATTGATCCTGGCGTTTCCTGGTCCATTTGTGAATGTTTTCAAGACGTCACACCAGGAAGAGAGTACTCAGGAGGACTAGAATGGTTCTGTGTGGAAAACCTATGGCCCCTGCCCCGTTGGCATTGGGCTCCTCAACCCTGGCTTCACCATGCTCTGGTACCAAGCTGCTGGTCAGGTAGGCTCCGGTACTGGGGATCCACAGGGAGCAGTTGTAGGCCCCTTCCCCAGAGACGGTCTTTCTATTCAGGGAACTAGTTATTGTCAAAAACATTCCATCCTTCACTTGTATCGTTTTGATCTTAGGGTCCCCAGTCACATTGTTGGATCCCTGGAACCAGTGCACCTCTCCGTCAGGGTAGACCTCAGTGAAAGTGCAGGTCGGGCCTTCATCACTGACGCTGGGCTGGACCTCCCCGTAGCACTCTGAATGGAAACAgagcaagttttttttttttaaacacaaagAATATGACTGAGGTTGGAGAGTTCTTGAGAAATGGTGGAATGCGCTTCTGTAAGCCCCCTGACACCATTAGTCATACATTTTGCTCAGTGGAGGCACTAAAGTCTCTTGTACTTCCTGGTGGTTAGGCTATGTCAATTTACTACCACTGACCTATATGCAATATTGACGAACAGTGCAAAATACCAATTgctgaggaggctggtgggaggagctataggaggactgagtcattgtaatggctggaatggaattaatggaacagagtcaaacatgactaccattccatttaacccattccagccattacaatgagccagtcctatagctcatcccaccagcctcTGGTCAATGGTTTCGGGAATACATGCATGACAGATGACAGTATTACATGAGTGAGAATGGGCTAGGACACTCGCCTTGCAGCTTCACCGTTGTAGTGGCCTCCTTTACTCCATGACTGGAGCGCAGCTTGCACAAGTACTTTCCCTGCTCCAGTGGCTGTACCTGCAGCAGAGTCAGGGTCAGCTGTGCATGTGGGGTATAACTGCACTCCATGGCACTAGGTGTGTTCCCTGGGTGGGTCCCCATCACTCCAGTCGCGTTAACATCACACAGGTACCTCCCGTCCTGGCGGACCCAGGCCATATGATAGATTGACAGCCCCTCCTGGAAGGTGGAGAGGTCACAACGGAGCGTGGCACTCTGGTGACATGGCACAATCAGAGAGTCCACAGCGCTTAGCTTCACCAGCTCTGTGGATTAAGGAGATATTGGAGTTGGTTTCTTCACTTAGCTCTCTTGTAATGACTGCGCTCTACTAATGCTTGTTCCTGACTTAAACTATTCCATGTTATGTGCCTACTAGTGTGGGGCCCAAGCTACATTGTTGTCTTTAAAAGTCAAGTTTCAACTTGATTTGCTTACCTGCCGTTGGCTCTGTTTTGCTGAGCGTGACGGCAACGCCGAGACAAAGTATCACAGTTTGCTGGGTGAAGAGGTTCATCTTGTGTCTCCTGACTTGATCTCCTATAGAGACACATACGTTACACATTGGTCATGTTACACTAGTACAGTATGTCACACTCACCCAGTCTACCTGATATTCACCTTCACCTGTTGCAAACACAGTGCACTTATTCATGTAACTGATTTGATCCTTACAAGAAAAGTACATATGTAGGatcctgttgcaggataacttttctCCATTGCAAGACATTATATTCTATTTgataattttcctgctgtagcaaacgggttcaaattaagatccaataTCTGTACATTGTACCAGAATGTTTCTGTCGTACGGTGTCTTGTGTCGTTCTTATAAGCGGAGTGCACCGTGTAATATTTTGCTTCACAGACCAATAGTTTCTTTAaatgtccaatgcagccatttttatctcaatattgtCCGGGTCCGTGGGGCCaattttcaatgtttactaaaagACAAATTGTACAATTATTACTTTTTTCAACCCGAGACTCATTGGCCTCATTgtctgtgaagaacatgtaaaataacacatttccaattgggtgcacactgtgcacccccctacacatttacagtaccagtcaaaagtttggacacatctactcattcaagtgtttttctttatttgtaatattttctacattgtagaataatcagtgaagacatcaaaactataaaataacacatatggaatcatgtaataataaaaaaaagtgttcaaatcatatgttatatttgagattcttcaaatagccaccctttgccttgatgacagctttgcacactcttggcattctctcaaccaggttaacctggaatgcttttccaacggtcttgaaggacttcccacatatgctgagcacttgttggctgctttttcttcactctgcggtccaactcatcccaaaccatctcaattgggttgaggccaggtgattgtggaggccaggtcatctgacttttattgataaatgtgagGGTCACCACGgaaaggccaaaactccatcccaccccatagttttgacaagttggctgaatgtcctttgggtggtagactgggaaactgttgagcgtgaaaaaaccagcagcgttgcagttcttgacacaaaccggtgtgcttggcacctactaccataccctgttcaaaggcacttaaatcttttgtcttgcccattccccctctgaacggcacacatacacaatccatgtctcaattttgtcaaggcttaaaaatccttatttaacctgtctcctccccttcatctacactgatttgaagtggatttaacaagtaacatcaatactggatcatagcattcacctggtcaatttgtcatggaaagagcaggtgttttgcACACTATgtctatataaaacacagaaaaatccCGTTTTTGACTGCAATAGGCCTATAAAAGTACAGCTAGATAAGTTATATTGCGATAGGTCTGACGGATACAGAAGCAAACTTGACTCACCCCAATGTGAAGAAGTGCTTGTCCCTTGCTTCTTTGAGTAACTGTTTCTGATACCTTCTGAGCTCCTTCTCAAATAAATCCTCCCATTTCCTTGTAGGTTCCTTTAGCGAGGTAAGGAGGCTTTGTGGGGCTGCTGTACTTATCTCTGAAGGGTGTGTCTCATAACTACCtcttgatgttctgaaagagtgagagaaagtgtgtgtgacagagagagtgatgggttAATGATAAGTCAAGGGAAACTGTCATATGAAGTTGTAATGGGAGATGTTGCTCTGATTGGGTGCCAACATCAAAGGGTGAGAGTGTTGCAGAAATCACTCCCACTCACGTGATTGGCTCATTCATAAGAAGGAAGTGCTTTCACTTGATAGGTTTCAGTCTTAACTTTTTCAACGTCATCGCTTAGACATGGTCAAATGGATAGAATGTTTCTTTACATTTGGTAATATAAGTTTACGACGGTGTTTTGACTGACATCTTAATCTCACAGACGGCATATTCAAGTAACACATCAATGTATTCATGTTTGTAGAACAAAAGTGAAAACACAGATGTTCTGCACATGATCCTGCAGTAACAGGATCTCTGAGAGCGCATGTTGTAAAGTTTTTCGAAGGTTTGCGAAGTTCAAAAACATATTTGAACCCTTTTTTTGCTCGAATCATCTTGTATCACCCAGTCAGACCGATACGATTTCATTAGTGAGTATTCATGCCACTTtcctgagtaaaaaaaaaaaccgATCACCCTCTCCGTTAGCGTGACACACAGCTACACTCATCACTCTGAAGTGCCCTTTAGATAGTCAGTTTACAAAACGCCCATGGACAAAGTAAATCACTAACCACTGTACCCGAccaagccttactcctgctccgAGCTTGTATTTTAGCTGTAACAGTTCTACTCTGAGGGAACAGGTCAGGTCCCCCAAACTGTTCCTTGAGTGTTGTGGGTGTGAGGCAACTCAATATGCATGTAGAATTCTGACTTCTGACTATACCTTGACCCCTCAGTGGTGGATGACCTCTAGTGGAACACCCCAGGGTGGGAGACAACAGCAAAGAGAGAGGAGCCTGGCAGGATCTCACTGATGGCTGTCCCACAGGGCTGACCTCTCTGTTGGACCTATGTGGTTTGCTGTgtggatgtggtgtgtgtgtgtgtgtgctgcagttCTTCTGTCTGTGTATATACTGCGTATGGTgtactcttgtgtgtgtgtgttcaggctgACTGTCTCAGCTCTAGGGGCATCAGTTCTCCTCCCACATCAGCACTGCAGTAGCTGCCAACAACGGAGATATAGAAGACGCCGCAGGCTCCAGTAACATGAAGGCTACATCTCCACTAAAACAATACAATACACCGCTACAGAACAGAGAGCCTCTGCCTGCTTCATCACCAGCCCACTACCGTGCTTACGTTTGAGATTGAACATGGTGGTAGCGTGAGACGAAGACATTTTCTGCCGTGCTCTGACCTTTTGTGCTGTACCCCACACTAGGCCGTGTTGATATATAGCGACGTGCTGCTTGGATGCCTCTCCCCTGACAGGTGTGTGTATTCCTCAGTGCATCTGCATTTTAATGCTCAATTGTTTGGTCTGCCACCAGCACAGCAACCTTATGTGATTGGAAACAAGCCATGTGTTAAGAGCAACTTTGAATAAAACATGAAGTCTAATAATAACTGTGTTGTCGCCACCGACAACGGGAAACCTTTGCCAACAACGCCACGCTGCATTTCACACTTTCAGCCAACCGTTTCCCTGCAAGTGACAGAATGTGGTgactctttctatctctgtctctctcgccctGGCACGACACACTGCGCTACAGTTTATTTTCACAGCTTGTCGACACTCATCCAATACTTAATTGCTGTTGGGCCAGATTATCCCAAAATGCTGAGTTTTTGTCCCTGTAATGGTGTCTAAAAGGATCCAGCTCTAATGCGAGTGAGTCATGCGACTTTGAGGTAGTTCGTAAAGTCGTTAAAGTT from Salvelinus alpinus chromosome 2, SLU_Salpinus.1, whole genome shotgun sequence carries:
- the LOC139567565 gene encoding uncharacterized protein, with the protein product MNLFTQQTVILCLGVAVTLSKTEPTAELVKLSAVDSLIVPCHQSATLRCDLSTFQEGLSIYHMAWVRQDGRYLCDVNATGVMGTHPGNTPSAMECSYTPHAQLTLTLLQVQPLEQGKYLCKLRSSHGVKEATTTVKLQECYGEVQPSVSDEGPTCTFTEVYPDGEVHWFQGSNNVTGDPKIKTIQVKDGMFLTITSSLNRKTVSGEGAYNCSLWIPSTGAYLTSSLVPEHGEARVEEPNANGAGAIGFPHRTILVLLSTLFLV